DNA from Megachile rotundata isolate GNS110a chromosome 8, iyMegRotu1, whole genome shotgun sequence:
TGACGCGAGGAGGTGGAGTATCTCGGCTGGAGCTTCTTTTCATATTGTTGCGGATTTTAACCGTGATCTTATGTCGATCGTCACGCGGAATCCCAATCATCAACGCTGCTTAACACGGCAAAGCCGAACGAATGACgaagaaaaaaacaaaagaacaataattacacGAAGATTATTCAGAATGAATCAAGCCGTCATTTACAGAGTCTTTATCCTGTTCAACgaacacaaaatggcggttGACTCGACTTCCGGAATTTCCTTCCAAGCTAAAATATAATTCCATAAAAATTGAATCGAGTGACTCACTTcaacattttgaaaaattctttattcTTAATACgatttattgtttttaaattattctgttTTGATTTTTTTGTATGTATACGATATTATTACTTGCATTTGCAAACTATTGATTCGCAAATTGATGTGCAAGTACGTTGCTGTTGACAAGACGAGGAGACCCGTTCAATGGTATTTACTAAAGACTTGTTACATTCATCGTCGTATTGCTAGAGGGCGATGTAGTCGTTTTAGTAAAACTAAGTTTTCATTGAGCGAACAGTTAATTatgagttttttaaattttcaatccccaaaatttcataatttaaaaattttcaaattccttgattccaaaatttgtcaacttttaaatttcgaaattagcaGACTCTgtgatttttaatgaatttatcgCGAGTTACGAATTTATACCACTTTACTATTTCTAggagttatttttaaattattttattttatatttttaaactaataTAATACTATGGTTCGCTTATTACAAACATTACATTACATTTAAACTTGTTAcagaaaactttattttttgAAGCAGGTGAATGAATTTTAATGAATGTTGTATGTATATAcgttttattgatttttatttattacattcaataatataaatagcatgataaattgtaaacttagttttgaaagtatgaaatttattaaGCATAATTAATACTGaactattttattgtataaatcTATACTTTCTtcttaattcaatttaattgactttttttaaatatattttatacgatttattttttaatttaacttaactaataatttattaattaataaatattgtgctgaaagtgaaaacaatgaCATTATGTTTGAAAAATCATGGTACTTGGTAAATatagtttattatattatattttattttattagagatattgctaattatattttatatttaaaatatgtattttcttatatttttcttatctttttaaatatttaaaaagatgaAATACTTACACTTAATTAAGAAAGACTCTTCTTTGTTTTCTCTGCAAATCTTTTTgcttttttttcaaattcttgtctattaaatttgtattcttGTGCTATATCTGCCATCAGAGGATCATCAGGGTTTGGATTTGCTAATAGACATTGTACAGCatctaataaatttttcaaaccgATAGTTGGTTTCCAACTACCTTTAGGTGGCATGTTTAATAGATCCATACAAATACGACCTTTGTTATCAATATTTGGATGGTAAATAGGTGTCTGGAAAGTAATCCGTGGAGGTTCAAATGGATATTGCTTAGATATGTTAATTTCTAACTGAAAAATACATCCACTGTATGGGCTTCCATGTGGTCCAATAATCGTTGCcactaaattttcaagatcATCAGATTTTGAAAAGCAGCAAATTCCTTCTGAAGGATGCTGAGCAAGTCGTTCAAGTTCACGTTTTAATCTTAAAGACCTTTGCATTGTTCCCCTAAACAAAATACTAATGATGTACTATTAATATCAAACATGTTTCATAGATAATTCAGAAAAACTGATATAAGAAAAAGTAAATTACTTTAAGTAactttgtataataaataatttccttACTGTCTGACTTATTATTTAACTGTATTATGTtaacaatatatattaataataatgaagatATTCATCTTGCATTGTTAGTAATTAATTACTTACCTCTTCAAATCAAATTCTAGTTTGATACTTCAACATAAATTCTgataagaattattattttttttttaattttacaagttcctttattttaatcttctattattaatgttaaagattgaattaattttaaacagtaATTGCAATTCATACGTATACAATTTTAAACTGTAATCCATAACTACAGAATAGCTAGAAAGTACACTGGAGTACATTTTCCGTTGTGGactgaaaattttaaactgctgcagtattaaaataataaattcagaaatttcattttacatGTTTGTATATGATGATAATTCCAGTTTTTTGGTACTTAAAGGCATTTTGATGTAAAGATGAAATTTCAGATATAATTCCAGCCGATATGACAGTTAAAGAATTCTCTCCTGGTTACTATCATAGTATAAATTCAAATACGTCGATAACTATTGGTTTTTATTGTTGAATCGTCGGTAAGTacgactttttaaaaaattcagataCAGAGCGAGCATAAATATAAACTTTAAAGAACATGGGGAACTAAAGTTTTCAAAACactttaaactttattttccaataatatattgtttgttttttgtaATCTTATCATCTTCCATCAGATGGCACGAGATGCACTGTTTTCAGAAAGCGcgcgtaatttttaaatttaaaaaatatgtaacactgaagatttttaaatacttttcacAATAGACTGTTGTTTTTCaccatatatttacaaattaaatttgcgatttaactaacaataagaatgtaaaattcaattataaaagaatgttaatttacataaatttaaagcaCAAATAAGGTAATTGGTACCCCTGTATAGTTCCTTAAATCATTTTTCTGAAGTACGTCTACAGAATTGATAGTAATACCACaatttgtaattgtaatatagttaaaaataatgtattatttcaCTATTAACATTGTTTTTAATATGTGGAAAACTAACATGCTTACTATCTGATTATAAACATGAAGAAATATTCCATACAAAATTTACGAACgaagatttataaattgagACATTGACTGCATCATAACTGTTTATTTCTGATTCTTCATAATACAGATTGTAGAttgttatgaaataatttctcaTTTTCGTTCACTACCAGAAACGACCATTTTCTATCATTTT
Protein-coding regions in this window:
- the LOC100877290 gene encoding ubiquitin-conjugating enzyme E2 T yields the protein MQRSLRLKRELERLAQHPSEGICCFSKSDDLENLVATIIGPHGSPYSGCIFQLEINISKQYPFEPPRITFQTPIYHPNIDNKGRICMDLLNMPPKGSWKPTIGLKNLLDAVQCLLANPNPDDPLMADIAQEYKFNRQEFEKKAKRFAEKTKKSLS